A genomic stretch from Vibrio coralliilyticus includes:
- a CDS encoding ATPase, T2SS/T4P/T4SS family → MKREFGQNCLPKVIVSIKDLGEISSVHGAEELSLGADMQRKIVFVVSAEFTKYPIGYPQVQTQDNGSNEDQRTTHAATEKKVGFLLIAEHIEDALERNEYREIIKNAQQAIKIKAELADHHVVVLKVTEDLILNALEMKVEKSDSEERNDTEKAIDAMLLNAYETNTSDIHIICGDHENSIFFRRDGELELYGKERNKNTLHTFASVLYASVAGLSGNIAGIGFNEHDKLDGSLFREINGKTLGARIASHSTTKKDKNFSMVLRCTGDQNATAERIPFELLGFRFNQAEVIKTAMFGKGITLLIGETNSGKSVTQENMLMYIGDSHHGTKKIISIENPIERNIKGVVQHTLIKSGVTDPSEATIAIQELLSYVVRSDSDDIAIGEINNSQTCEAAIQSSLSGHNVLATLHCDSPFDIFERLQGFGANSVLLKTGEVLKSAVAQKLFKKLCPHCSLRADDIRDFNPLQLTVIEQLAEMGLAHRISDIRFRSTSGCSECRHRGISGRQLVAEVVEFNSRILELVSSGEKDKAKIEWLKGEHFSRQEIALTYVFEGVIDPTDVIEQFDSLKDTFKFRTINGIEKPKVVYQ, encoded by the coding sequence ATGAAAAGAGAGTTTGGGCAGAATTGCTTGCCAAAAGTAATTGTATCGATAAAGGATTTAGGTGAAATTTCCTCCGTACATGGGGCTGAAGAGCTGTCATTGGGAGCAGACATGCAGCGCAAAATTGTATTCGTTGTCTCTGCTGAATTTACTAAGTACCCAATTGGCTACCCACAGGTCCAAACTCAAGACAATGGTTCAAATGAAGATCAACGTACCACTCATGCCGCAACTGAAAAAAAAGTTGGCTTTCTATTGATTGCAGAACACATTGAAGATGCTCTCGAACGCAATGAATACCGCGAAATAATAAAGAACGCTCAACAAGCCATCAAGATTAAAGCTGAGTTAGCAGACCACCATGTAGTCGTATTAAAAGTTACCGAAGACCTTATCCTCAACGCTTTGGAGATGAAGGTTGAGAAAAGCGATTCAGAAGAGCGCAATGACACTGAGAAAGCCATTGACGCAATGCTTCTCAATGCTTATGAGACTAATACGTCAGATATTCACATTATATGTGGTGACCATGAAAACAGTATCTTTTTTAGAAGAGATGGGGAGCTTGAACTATACGGAAAAGAACGGAACAAAAACACACTACATACGTTCGCATCTGTTTTATACGCTTCTGTTGCTGGCTTAAGCGGTAATATCGCTGGTATTGGATTCAATGAACACGATAAATTAGATGGCAGCTTGTTTCGAGAAATTAACGGCAAGACGTTAGGTGCGCGGATTGCGAGTCATTCTACGACTAAAAAAGACAAAAATTTCTCAATGGTACTGCGTTGCACAGGTGACCAAAATGCAACTGCGGAACGTATCCCGTTTGAATTACTTGGTTTTAGATTTAACCAGGCAGAAGTAATTAAAACGGCAATGTTTGGAAAAGGCATAACACTATTAATCGGCGAAACTAACTCCGGTAAGTCCGTAACCCAAGAAAACATGCTTATGTACATCGGGGATAGTCATCATGGTACAAAAAAAATCATATCCATTGAAAATCCAATCGAACGAAATATAAAAGGCGTAGTGCAACACACGCTGATTAAATCAGGTGTAACGGACCCATCTGAAGCAACCATCGCGATTCAAGAATTATTGAGTTACGTGGTGAGGAGTGACTCTGACGATATCGCCATTGGGGAGATTAATAATTCTCAAACATGTGAGGCCGCTATTCAATCTTCGTTAAGTGGCCACAATGTGCTTGCGACACTTCACTGTGATAGCCCATTTGACATTTTTGAACGACTTCAAGGCTTCGGAGCTAACTCAGTGCTGTTAAAAACAGGCGAGGTTTTGAAGTCCGCTGTTGCACAAAAACTATTCAAGAAACTTTGCCCTCATTGCTCTTTAAGAGCTGACGACATCAGAGATTTCAATCCATTGCAACTGACAGTCATTGAACAATTGGCTGAGATGGGACTCGCACACAGAATAAGTGATATCCGGTTTAGGTCTACTAGTGGCTGTTCTGAATGTCGTCATCGCGGAATTTCCGGCAGGCAATTGGTAGCCGAAGTTGTCGAGTTTAACTCGCGCATTCTTGAGCTCGTTAGTTCAGGAGAAAAGGACAAAGCAAAAATTGAGTGGCTGAAAGGTGAGCATTTTTCCAGACAAGAAATTGCTCTCACATACGTTTTTGAAGGTGTTATCGATCCAACTGATGTAATAGAACAGTTTGATTCATTAAAAGACACGTTTAAGTTTCGAACCATTAATGGAATTGAAAAACCAAAGGTAGTTTATCAATGA